In Thermoanaerobacterales bacterium, a single window of DNA contains:
- the cydB gene encoding cytochrome d ubiquinol oxidase subunit II yields MDLNVLWFLLITVLFAGFFFLEGFDYGVGTLLPFVGKNDVERRVAVNTIGPFWDGNEVWLLTAGGAIFAAFPHWYATLFSGFYLALFLILVALIMRGVAFEFRSKTDQPGWRRFWDWMIFLGSALPALLWGVALTNLVRGVPVNAAMQYVGGFWDLLSPYTLVGGLTTLSLFTLHGALFLSLKTEGHVLERARRAASLAAAAAVPSLLLLVVLSYGQTDLPAKPGPAFVFWAAAAALLLAAWFVRGRRYAQAFAANGLAIVLATAALFAGLFPRVMVSSLNPEWSLTVYNASSSPYTLKVMTIVALTLVPVVLAYQAWTYWVFRRRVTVRDLEY; encoded by the coding sequence ATGGACCTAAATGTTCTCTGGTTCCTGCTCATCACCGTCCTGTTCGCCGGTTTCTTCTTCCTGGAGGGCTTTGACTACGGCGTCGGTACCCTGCTGCCCTTCGTCGGGAAGAACGATGTTGAACGGCGTGTCGCCGTCAACACGATCGGCCCGTTCTGGGACGGGAACGAGGTCTGGCTGCTGACGGCCGGCGGGGCGATCTTCGCCGCCTTTCCCCACTGGTACGCCACCCTCTTCAGCGGATTTTACCTGGCGCTGTTTCTGATTCTCGTCGCCCTGATCATGCGCGGAGTCGCCTTCGAGTTCCGCAGCAAGACGGACCAGCCCGGGTGGCGCCGGTTCTGGGATTGGATGATCTTCCTGGGAAGCGCGCTGCCCGCCCTGCTCTGGGGTGTGGCCCTGACCAACCTTGTCCGGGGAGTGCCGGTCAACGCCGCCATGCAGTACGTGGGCGGCTTCTGGGACCTCCTGTCCCCCTACACCCTGGTCGGCGGGCTGACGACGCTGTCGCTCTTCACGCTCCACGGAGCCCTGTTCCTCAGCCTCAAGACCGAGGGCCACGTGCTGGAGCGCGCCCGCCGGGCGGCCTCGCTGGCCGCGGCCGCGGCCGTCCCGAGCCTGCTCCTCCTGGTCGTGCTCAGCTACGGCCAGACCGACCTCCCGGCCAAGCCGGGCCCCGCGTTCGTCTTCTGGGCGGCCGCCGCGGCGTTGCTCCTGGCGGCCTGGTTTGTCCGCGGCCGCAGGTACGCGCAGGCCTTCGCCGCCAACGGCCTGGCCATCGTCCTGGCCACCGCGGCCCTGTTTGCCGGGCTCTTCCCGCGGGTGATGGTATCGAGCCTCAACCCGGAATGGAGCCTCACGGTCTACAACGCCTCGTCCAGCCCTTACACCCTGAAGGTCATGACCATCGTCGCCCTGACCCTCGTTCCCGTCGTGCTCGCCTACCAGGCATGGACCTACTGGGTCTTCCGCCGGCGGGTGACGGTAAGGGACCTGGAGTACTGA
- a CDS encoding Rrf2 family transcriptional regulator produces MILNRATDYAFRAVLYLSLLPAGQVVEGKTISEDERIPMRFVLKILRTLSQAGIVRSHRGVKGGYSLARPPAEITMLDVIEAMEGPVRLNRCLISPEECNKRFTSKCPVHRALYAAQQALRDQFRRYNFEMLAAPLRQPGAPAAPPSGSPPDKLPTGSGPSAGRP; encoded by the coding sequence ATGATACTGAACCGGGCCACCGACTACGCCTTCCGGGCGGTCCTGTACCTGTCGCTGTTACCTGCGGGGCAGGTGGTGGAGGGCAAAACAATCAGTGAAGACGAACGTATACCGATGCGTTTTGTGCTTAAAATCCTGCGCACCCTTAGTCAGGCCGGCATTGTGCGGTCCCACCGGGGAGTGAAGGGCGGTTACTCCCTGGCGCGGCCGCCGGCCGAGATAACCATGCTGGATGTCATCGAAGCGATGGAGGGCCCGGTAAGGCTTAACCGTTGCCTGATATCCCCCGAGGAGTGCAACAAGAGGTTTACCTCCAAATGCCCCGTTCACCGGGCCCTTTACGCCGCGCAGCAGGCCTTGAGGGATCAGTTCCGGCGCTACAACTTTGAGATGCTGGCCGCGCCGCTGCGGCAACCCGGCGCCCCCGCCGCGCCGCCGTCCGGTTCCCCGCCGGACAAGCTGCCTACCGGATCCGGTCCCTCGGCAGGGCGGCCTTGA
- the trpC gene encoding indole-3-glycerol phosphate synthase TrpC translates to MLAEILAHKRLEVAEREISHPLENLLQQKRPRPPRPFAAALRQRPAPALIAEIKWASPSAGSIRPVGDPAAVARIYEENGAAAVSVLTDTPFFRGHPSHLPAVSEAAGLPVLRKDFIISPYQVYESRALGADAVLLIVAALDAGGLRELLEVARSLEIEALVEVHDERELSQALDVGATLLAVNNRNLKTMRCDPGTFPRLAPLVPRDITLVAASGIATREQALAAARAGADAVLVGQALMASPDIAAAVRKLSGMEA, encoded by the coding sequence GTGCTTGCGGAAATCCTGGCGCATAAGCGGCTCGAGGTCGCCGAAAGGGAAATCAGTCATCCCCTGGAGAATCTGTTGCAGCAAAAGCGCCCGCGCCCGCCCCGGCCCTTTGCCGCCGCCTTGCGGCAAAGACCCGCTCCGGCGCTGATCGCCGAGATCAAATGGGCATCCCCTTCCGCGGGGTCGATCCGCCCCGTGGGCGACCCCGCGGCCGTGGCGCGCATCTACGAGGAAAACGGTGCGGCGGCTGTATCGGTGCTGACCGACACGCCCTTTTTCCGGGGGCACCCGAGCCACCTGCCTGCCGTCAGTGAAGCCGCCGGCCTGCCCGTCCTGCGGAAGGATTTCATCATCAGTCCCTACCAGGTCTACGAGTCCCGGGCTCTGGGAGCGGACGCGGTCCTGCTCATCGTCGCCGCCCTGGACGCCGGCGGCCTGCGCGAACTGCTGGAAGTGGCGCGCTCCCTGGAAATAGAGGCCCTGGTCGAGGTCCACGATGAGCGGGAACTGTCGCAGGCCTTGGACGTAGGGGCGACACTGCTGGCCGTCAACAACCGCAACCTGAAGACAATGCGGTGCGACCCCGGAACCTTCCCCCGCCTCGCCCCCCTGGTTCCCCGGGACATCACCCTGGTCGCCGCCAGCGGGATCGCCACGCGGGAGCAGGCACTGGCGGCCGCCCGCGCAGGCGCGGACGCCGTCCTGGTCGGGCAGGCCCTGATGGCCTCCCCGGACATCGCGGCCGCTGTTCGCAAGCTTAGCGGGATGGAGGCATAA
- the cydD gene encoding thiol reductant ABC exporter subunit CydD — MIDRRLVREARQVRFLLALAVGLGTAYGLLAVLQAGCLARIVDRVFLGGEGPAAVRPLLSVLLGVIVLRAVLAWAGETAAHGCAARIKHSLRRRLLAHLLALGPAYAREERAGELVNVLGEGVEAVDAFFSRYLPQLALAALSPLAVLGFVFPLDPVSGLIMLLTAPLIPLFMVLIGKWAEALSRRQWETLSRMSAHFLDVIQGLTTLKVFGRSKAQAEIIGRVSDDFRGATLGILRVAFLSALVLEFVATISTALVAVTVGIRLVYARMPFEEAFFILLLAPEFYLPLRLLGGGFHAGMAGVSAAGRIFAILETPAPPTAAAGNGAPVPKGGIEIRFQDVHYAYEGGARPALQGVSFGVSPGERVALVGPSGAGKSTVAHLLLRFLEPDRGRITVNGLPLSEIPAEEWRARVALVPQDPYIFYGTVSDNIRLGRPGASAEEVRKAAEEAGAHRFIAELPRGYDTPVGEGGLRLSGGQAQRLAVARAFLRDAPVLILDEGTAGLDPATESGVLEALERLAQGRTVLVIAHRLNTVRRADRILVLDRGRVAEAGRHAELMEQHGVYRRLVAAYGGPA, encoded by the coding sequence ATGATTGACAGGCGTCTGGTGAGGGAGGCGCGGCAGGTCCGGTTTCTTCTGGCCCTGGCCGTCGGTCTGGGGACGGCGTACGGCCTGCTGGCCGTCCTGCAGGCGGGGTGCCTGGCGCGCATCGTGGACCGCGTTTTCCTCGGGGGAGAGGGCCCGGCGGCCGTCCGGCCCCTGCTGTCGGTCCTGCTCGGGGTGATCGTCCTCCGGGCCGTGCTGGCCTGGGCGGGCGAAACCGCGGCCCACGGCTGCGCGGCCCGGATCAAGCACTCCCTGCGACGGCGGCTTTTGGCCCACCTCCTGGCCCTCGGGCCTGCCTACGCCAGGGAGGAGCGGGCCGGCGAACTGGTAAACGTCCTGGGCGAGGGCGTCGAGGCCGTGGACGCCTTCTTTTCCCGCTACCTGCCCCAGCTCGCCCTGGCCGCCCTCTCCCCGCTCGCCGTCCTGGGTTTCGTCTTCCCCCTAGACCCTGTTTCCGGGCTGATTATGCTTCTTACCGCGCCCCTGATTCCGCTCTTTATGGTCCTTATCGGCAAGTGGGCCGAGGCCCTCAGCCGGCGCCAGTGGGAAACCCTGAGCCGGATGAGCGCGCACTTCCTGGACGTCATCCAGGGCCTCACCACCCTCAAGGTATTCGGCCGGAGCAAAGCCCAGGCGGAGATCATCGGGCGGGTGAGCGACGACTTCCGGGGGGCCACCCTGGGGATCCTGCGGGTGGCCTTCCTCTCGGCCCTGGTGCTGGAGTTCGTGGCTACCATCAGCACCGCGCTGGTGGCGGTCACGGTGGGCATCAGGCTGGTGTACGCCCGGATGCCCTTCGAGGAGGCCTTCTTCATCCTGCTCCTGGCCCCTGAGTTCTACCTGCCCCTGCGGCTCCTCGGCGGCGGGTTCCACGCCGGCATGGCGGGGGTGAGCGCCGCCGGGCGCATCTTCGCCATCCTGGAGACCCCGGCGCCTCCGACGGCGGCGGCAGGAAACGGGGCCCCCGTACCCAAGGGCGGTATCGAGATCCGTTTCCAGGATGTGCATTACGCCTATGAAGGCGGGGCAAGACCGGCGCTGCAGGGCGTTTCCTTTGGCGTTTCGCCGGGGGAACGGGTGGCCCTGGTCGGCCCCAGCGGGGCCGGCAAGAGCACCGTGGCGCACCTGCTGCTGCGCTTTCTCGAGCCCGACCGCGGCCGCATCACCGTCAACGGCCTCCCCCTCTCGGAGATCCCCGCGGAAGAGTGGCGCGCCCGCGTCGCCCTGGTCCCCCAGGACCCCTACATCTTCTACGGCACGGTGTCGGACAATATCCGCCTCGGCCGTCCCGGCGCCTCCGCGGAGGAAGTCAGGAAGGCGGCCGAAGAGGCAGGCGCCCACCGGTTCATCGCCGAGCTTCCCCGGGGGTACGACACTCCCGTCGGCGAAGGGGGGCTGCGCCTGAGCGGCGGGCAGGCCCAGCGCCTGGCCGTCGCCCGGGCTTTCCTGAGAGACGCCCCCGTGTTGATCCTGGACGAGGGGACGGCCGGCCTGGACCCGGCCACCGAGAGCGGCGTCCTCGAAGCGCTGGAACGGCTGGCACAAGGCCGTACGGTGCTGGTCATCGCCCACCGGCTGAACACCGTTCGCCGCGCCGACCGCATTCTCGTCCTCGACCGGGGCCGGGTGGCGGAGGCGGGGCGGCACGCGGAACTTATGGAACAGCACGGGGTTTACCGCCGCCTGGTCGCGGCATACGGAGGTCCGGCATGA
- the cydC gene encoding thiol reductant ABC exporter subunit CydC has translation MKVFLRLLGLIAPHWKAMLLATLLGFLTVGSGIGLMATSAFLIAGAALHPPVLDLMQAIVGVRFFGISRAVFRYLERYVSHDATFRVLSRLRVRFYRALEPLAPARLVDLRSGDLAGRIVADVETLEQFYLRVLAPPLVALMVLLGTFLFLAWFDLRLAVALLGFFVAAGVAAPLGITALGRGLGRRAVETRAALIARLVDTVQGMPEIIAFNQAGRQQEQVDRLSGSLVALQGRAAALGSLSGALVGLLTHLAMWTVLVLAIPLVADGRIEGVHLAMLALAAASSFEAVQSLPLVFHHLESSLAAAKRLFAVTDAVPAVAAPPSPAPGPLRFDIRVDNLRFRYGGDEPWIIDGLCFALPQGRALAIVGPSGAGKSTLVRILLRFWDYEEGSVRLGGHELKAYDPEDLRSLISVVTQQTYLFNATIRENLLIARPGAGEEEIVAATRAARIHDFIEGLPLGYDTCVGDRGLKLSGGQRQRLAIARAILKDAPVLLLDEPTASLDAVTEREVMETVRRLTAGRTTLLITHRLAGLNLADEILVLDRGRVVERGRHEELLRQGGLYRQMWELQTRF, from the coding sequence ATGAAAGTCTTCCTTCGCCTGCTCGGCTTGATCGCCCCCCACTGGAAGGCTATGCTCCTGGCGACCTTGCTGGGCTTTCTGACCGTGGGCAGCGGCATCGGGCTGATGGCCACCTCCGCCTTCCTCATCGCCGGCGCGGCGCTGCATCCCCCCGTGCTGGACCTGATGCAGGCCATCGTCGGGGTACGCTTTTTCGGCATTTCCCGGGCCGTGTTTCGTTACCTGGAACGCTACGTCTCCCACGACGCCACCTTCCGGGTGCTCAGCCGGCTGCGCGTCCGGTTTTACCGGGCGCTGGAACCCCTGGCGCCGGCCCGGCTGGTCGATCTGCGGAGCGGTGACCTGGCCGGCCGCATCGTGGCGGACGTGGAAACGCTGGAGCAGTTCTACCTGCGGGTCCTGGCGCCTCCCCTGGTGGCCCTGATGGTTCTGCTGGGGACCTTCCTTTTCCTGGCCTGGTTTGACCTGCGCCTGGCCGTGGCCCTGCTGGGCTTCTTTGTGGCCGCGGGGGTGGCGGCGCCCCTGGGCATTACGGCCCTGGGCCGGGGGCTGGGCCGGCGGGCGGTGGAAACCCGGGCGGCGCTGATCGCCCGCCTGGTGGACACCGTCCAGGGTATGCCCGAGATCATTGCCTTCAACCAGGCCGGGCGGCAACAGGAGCAGGTTGACCGGCTGAGCGGGAGCCTGGTGGCGCTTCAGGGGCGGGCGGCCGCTTTGGGAAGTCTTTCCGGTGCCCTGGTCGGCCTGCTGACGCACCTGGCGATGTGGACCGTCCTGGTACTGGCGATCCCTCTGGTGGCAGACGGCCGGATCGAGGGCGTCCACCTGGCCATGCTTGCCCTTGCGGCCGCAAGCAGCTTTGAGGCCGTCCAGTCCCTGCCGCTGGTCTTCCATCACCTGGAGTCAAGCCTGGCGGCGGCCAAAAGACTGTTCGCCGTAACCGACGCCGTCCCCGCGGTCGCGGCTCCCCCCTCCCCCGCGCCCGGGCCCTTAAGGTTCGACATCCGCGTCGACAACCTTCGCTTCCGTTACGGCGGGGACGAACCGTGGATCATTGACGGGCTCTGTTTCGCTCTACCGCAGGGGCGCGCGCTGGCCATTGTCGGCCCCAGCGGGGCCGGCAAGAGCACCCTGGTCAGGATCCTGCTGCGTTTTTGGGATTATGAAGAGGGATCGGTCCGGCTCGGTGGACATGAACTGAAGGCTTACGACCCGGAGGACCTGCGGAGCCTGATCAGCGTGGTCACCCAACAGACCTACCTCTTTAACGCCACCATCCGGGAAAACCTCCTGATCGCCCGGCCGGGGGCCGGTGAAGAGGAGATCGTCGCGGCGACCCGGGCCGCCCGGATCCACGACTTCATTGAAGGCCTTCCGCTGGGCTACGACACCTGTGTGGGCGACAGGGGCCTGAAGCTTTCGGGGGGCCAGCGCCAGCGCCTGGCGATCGCGCGGGCCATACTGAAGGACGCGCCCGTTCTCCTGCTCGACGAGCCCACCGCCTCCCTGGACGCGGTGACCGAGCGGGAGGTGATGGAGACCGTCCGCCGCCTGACGGCCGGGCGGACCACGCTCCTGATCACCCACCGGCTGGCGGGCCTGAACCTGGCGGACGAGATCCTGGTGCTCGACAGGGGCCGGGTCGTCGAGCGGGGACGGCACGAGGAACTCCTCCGCCAAGGCGGCCTCTACCGGCAAATGTGGGAGCTGCAGACCCGGTTTTAA
- a CDS encoding phosphoribosylanthranilate isomerase, with product MVRVKICGLRDEASARAAVEAGADALGFVFAPSPRYIEPEAARAIIAGLPPFVCTVGVFVNAPAETVRAVAARCRLQALQFHGDEPPDYCASFDRPVIKALRFRGPEDLAGIQRYNVQAVLVDAFVPGRAGGTGHALDWEKLRDLHWRRPLILAGGLTPQNVAAAIAAVRPWAVDVSSGVETGGAKDHDQIRAFIRNAKGGTC from the coding sequence ATGGTCCGGGTGAAGATCTGCGGCCTGCGGGACGAGGCCTCGGCGCGGGCCGCCGTGGAAGCCGGCGCCGACGCGCTGGGGTTCGTCTTTGCCCCCAGCCCTCGCTATATCGAGCCGGAGGCGGCCCGGGCGATTATCGCCGGGTTGCCCCCCTTCGTCTGCACGGTCGGCGTCTTCGTCAACGCCCCCGCGGAAACGGTGCGGGCCGTCGCCGCCCGCTGCCGCCTGCAGGCGCTCCAGTTCCACGGCGACGAGCCCCCGGACTACTGCGCCTCGTTCGACCGCCCGGTTATTAAAGCTCTGCGTTTCCGCGGCCCGGAGGACCTGGCCGGCATTCAACGCTACAATGTTCAGGCCGTCCTGGTGGACGCCTTCGTCCCCGGCCGGGCGGGGGGCACGGGACACGCCCTGGACTGGGAGAAGCTCCGGGATCTGCACTGGCGCCGCCCTTTGATTCTGGCCGGGGGCCTGACGCCGCAGAACGTCGCCGCGGCCATCGCCGCCGTCCGCCCCTGGGCCGTGGACGTATCCTCGGGGGTGGAAACCGGCGGCGCCAAAGATCACGACCAAATCCGGGCCTTTATCCGCAACGCTAAAGGAGGGACGTGTTAA
- the trpB gene encoding tryptophan synthase subunit beta, which translates to MLPNERGYYGPYGGRFVPETLMPALEELEAAYKEARNDPAFAAEIEHYGREYIGRPSPFYYARHLTGHVGGARIYLKREDLNHTGAHKINNTIGQALLARRMGKRRLIAETGAGQHGVATATTAALFDMACDIFMGEEDMRRQALNVFRMELLGARVIPVTTGSRTLKDAMNEALRDWVATVRDTHYLIGSVAGPHPYPMIVRDFQAVIGREAREQSLAALGRLPDYVMACVGGGSNAMGVFSAFLDDDVRLVGVEAAGHGLDTGAHAATLAAGRPGVLHGSLSYALQDGDGQILIAHSISAGLDYPGVGPEHSYLKDTGRVTYTSATDAEALKAFSLLSRTEGIIPALESAHALAEAVRLAAELDPDKVILVNLSGRGDKDVETVRRVISTDAGSKP; encoded by the coding sequence ATGCTCCCTAATGAGCGCGGCTACTACGGCCCTTACGGGGGCCGGTTCGTCCCCGAGACCCTGATGCCCGCCCTGGAAGAGCTGGAGGCGGCCTACAAGGAAGCCCGCAACGACCCGGCCTTTGCGGCCGAGATCGAACACTACGGGAGAGAGTACATAGGGCGCCCGAGCCCGTTCTATTACGCCCGCCACCTGACCGGGCACGTCGGCGGCGCCCGGATCTACCTCAAACGGGAGGACCTGAACCACACCGGGGCGCACAAGATCAACAACACCATCGGGCAGGCCCTGCTCGCCCGGCGCATGGGCAAGCGCCGCCTGATCGCCGAGACCGGCGCCGGTCAGCACGGGGTGGCCACGGCCACCACGGCGGCCCTCTTCGACATGGCCTGCGACATTTTCATGGGCGAGGAGGACATGCGCCGGCAGGCCCTCAACGTCTTCCGCATGGAACTCCTCGGCGCCCGCGTCATCCCGGTGACCACCGGCAGCCGCACCCTGAAGGACGCCATGAACGAGGCCCTGCGCGACTGGGTGGCCACCGTCCGGGACACCCACTACCTGATCGGCTCGGTCGCCGGCCCACACCCTTACCCGATGATCGTCCGCGACTTCCAGGCCGTCATCGGGCGGGAAGCGCGGGAGCAGTCCCTCGCCGCCCTCGGGCGCCTGCCGGATTACGTCATGGCCTGCGTCGGGGGCGGGAGCAACGCCATGGGCGTCTTCTCCGCCTTCCTGGACGACGACGTGCGGCTGGTGGGCGTCGAGGCCGCCGGGCACGGGCTGGACACGGGGGCGCACGCGGCGACCCTCGCCGCCGGCCGGCCGGGGGTGCTCCACGGCTCCCTGAGCTACGCACTTCAGGACGGGGACGGGCAAATCCTCATCGCCCACTCCATCTCGGCCGGCCTGGACTACCCCGGCGTGGGGCCGGAGCACAGCTACCTGAAGGACACGGGCCGCGTGACCTACACCTCGGCGACCGACGCCGAGGCCCTCAAAGCCTTCAGTCTCTTGAGCCGCACCGAAGGGATCATCCCCGCCCTGGAGAGCGCCCACGCCCTGGCGGAGGCCGTCCGTCTGGCCGCCGAACTCGACCCGGACAAGGTGATCCTGGTCAACCTCTCCGGCCGGGGCGACAAAGACGTTGAGACCGTCCGTCGGGTGATCTCAACGGACGCGGGAAGTAAACCGTAA
- the trpA gene encoding tryptophan synthase subunit alpha: MRRIEATFNGLRERGEKALITFITAGDPDLETTAALVRAMAGAGADIIELGVPFSEPVADGPVIQQASQRALDGGVTLRGILETVRALREDVELPLVLMSYYNPIYQSGLDRFAREAAAAGADGLIVPDLPVEEAGPLLAAADREGLALIPLAAPTSTPARLRRIAASARGFLYCVAVTGVTGARQRPEEVRGLAARARQACSVPVVVGFGVATPAQAAEVGTLADGIVVGTAIVREVAGGGPDMTARVAGLTRELKAALPRDRIR; encoded by the coding sequence ATGCGCCGTATTGAAGCAACATTCAACGGGCTTCGGGAACGGGGCGAGAAGGCGCTGATCACGTTCATCACCGCCGGGGACCCCGACCTGGAAACCACCGCCGCCCTGGTGCGGGCCATGGCCGGGGCGGGAGCGGACATCATTGAACTCGGGGTCCCGTTCTCCGAGCCGGTCGCCGACGGTCCCGTGATCCAGCAGGCTTCCCAGCGGGCCCTGGACGGGGGCGTGACCCTGCGCGGCATTCTGGAAACGGTACGCGCTCTGCGGGAGGATGTCGAGCTGCCGCTGGTCCTGATGAGCTACTACAACCCCATCTACCAGTCCGGCCTTGACCGTTTCGCCCGGGAGGCGGCCGCCGCCGGCGCCGACGGGCTGATCGTCCCGGACCTGCCCGTCGAGGAAGCCGGCCCGCTCCTGGCCGCGGCCGACCGGGAAGGACTGGCCCTCATTCCCCTGGCCGCTCCCACCTCGACACCAGCCCGTCTGCGGCGCATAGCCGCATCGGCGCGCGGTTTCCTGTATTGTGTCGCGGTGACAGGGGTTACCGGGGCGCGGCAGCGGCCTGAAGAGGTCCGCGGACTCGCCGCCAGGGCGAGGCAGGCCTGTTCCGTGCCTGTCGTGGTCGGCTTCGGGGTCGCCACGCCGGCCCAGGCCGCGGAGGTCGGGACCCTGGCCGACGGGATCGTGGTGGGCACGGCCATCGTCCGGGAGGTGGCCGGGGGCGGGCCGGACATGACAGCCCGCGTGGCCGGTCTAACGCGGGAACTCAAGGCCGCCCTGCCGAGGGACCGGATCCGGTAG
- a CDS encoding cytochrome ubiquinol oxidase subunit I has translation MEALLLARLQFAVTSSYHFLFVPLTLGLSVLVAVMETIYVRTGDEVYKKMARFWGKLFLINFAMGVVTGIVQEFHFGMNWSEYSRFVGDVFGAPLAIEALAAFFLESTFLGIWIFGWDKLPKALHAATIWLVAFASNLSAFWILVANSFMQEPVGYAIRNGRAEMTDFFALLGNPHVWYQFPHTVLAGFITAAFFMMGISAYHLLRKSHPDVFRRSFRLGLTVGVAAVLLVGVIGHFQGQHLVHSQPMKMAAAEALWESADPAPFSPVALIDEKQQANPFEIQIPAFGSLLAHNSLSGEVKGIKELQAGFESRYGPGNYIPPVTSVYWSFRLMVLCGLWMAFITLYSLYLWRKGRLEARTWVLKALLWSIPVPYIANTAGWFMAEVGRQPWIVYGLQRVQEAVSPSVSAGAVLATLLSFTLIYGVLAVVDVYLLARFVKQGPEAETTPVPPGAPREVSLWT, from the coding sequence GTGGAAGCGCTCCTGCTGGCGCGGTTGCAGTTCGCGGTAACCTCGAGCTACCACTTTCTGTTCGTTCCGCTGACCCTGGGGCTCTCGGTCCTGGTCGCCGTTATGGAGACCATCTACGTGCGGACCGGGGACGAAGTCTATAAGAAGATGGCCCGCTTCTGGGGGAAGCTCTTTCTGATCAACTTCGCCATGGGCGTCGTCACCGGAATCGTACAGGAGTTCCACTTCGGCATGAACTGGTCCGAATACTCACGCTTCGTCGGTGACGTCTTCGGAGCCCCACTGGCGATCGAGGCCCTGGCCGCTTTTTTCCTTGAATCCACTTTTCTGGGCATATGGATCTTCGGATGGGATAAACTGCCCAAAGCTTTGCACGCCGCGACGATCTGGCTCGTGGCTTTCGCTTCCAACCTTTCGGCCTTCTGGATCCTGGTGGCCAATTCCTTTATGCAGGAACCCGTGGGTTACGCCATCCGTAACGGCCGGGCGGAAATGACCGACTTCTTCGCCCTGCTGGGGAATCCCCACGTGTGGTACCAGTTCCCGCACACCGTCCTGGCCGGTTTCATCACCGCCGCCTTCTTCATGATGGGCATCAGCGCTTACCACCTGTTGCGGAAGAGCCACCCCGACGTTTTCCGCCGCTCTTTCCGGCTCGGCCTGACGGTGGGCGTGGCCGCCGTCCTCCTGGTCGGCGTTATCGGGCACTTCCAGGGGCAGCACCTTGTCCACTCCCAGCCGATGAAGATGGCTGCGGCGGAGGCGCTCTGGGAGAGCGCGGATCCGGCGCCCTTCAGCCCGGTGGCGCTGATTGACGAAAAACAGCAAGCCAACCCCTTTGAGATCCAGATCCCGGCCTTCGGGAGTCTTCTCGCCCACAACTCCCTCAGCGGCGAGGTCAAAGGCATCAAAGAACTGCAGGCCGGGTTCGAGTCGCGTTACGGGCCCGGCAACTACATCCCGCCGGTGACCTCCGTCTACTGGAGTTTCCGCCTGATGGTCCTCTGCGGGCTGTGGATGGCCTTCATCACCCTGTACAGCCTGTACCTGTGGCGCAAGGGCCGGCTGGAGGCCAGGACCTGGGTGCTGAAGGCTCTGCTGTGGAGCATCCCCGTTCCCTATATCGCCAACACCGCCGGCTGGTTCATGGCCGAGGTCGGCCGCCAGCCCTGGATCGTCTACGGGCTGCAGCGGGTGCAGGAGGCCGTTTCCCCGTCGGTTTCCGCCGGCGCCGTTCTCGCCACCCTGCTCTCCTTCACTTTGATCTACGGGGTCCTGGCGGTGGTGGACGTGTACCTCCTCGCCAGGTTCGTCAAGCAGGGTCCCGAGGCTGAGACGACGCCCGTACCGCCGGGCGCCCCGAGGGAGGTGTCGTTATGGACCTAA